One genomic segment of Helianthus annuus cultivar XRQ/B chromosome 14, HanXRQr2.0-SUNRISE, whole genome shotgun sequence includes these proteins:
- the LOC110907423 gene encoding plasminogen-binding group A streptococcal M-like protein PAM has protein sequence MRKEQKSFMLAQKKFSNDERRLAQLMAKLKDDQAKFVVERKTEEWSVAGWKRKAEAEAALLSEERKNWRKICEKDNAEKANLRTIISNLKADVEKLKNQDAEVERLKKEKADLEAALAEARSHRERSEQREVQALTTLAIRDKELEELTALVSDQEQLKKDLELARSEHAESSRRLTEAEEKLESSETARVSAESELEPLKNDMAWLKDRGIACVAESVLNSKELDKTVADLVVAARRDGYAQGYAECSQHVNSALKVNWDDSKSAAFGVDTAAALASLKAEFNNLQLSVMELINVALQSDDPVTQLKEIFPDKDEDLE, from the exons ATGCGTAAAGAGCAGAAATCTTTTATGCTGGCTCAGAAGAAATTTTCCAACGATGAGAGACGTCTGGCTCAATTGATGGCTAAATTAAAAGATGATCAAGCCAAGTTTGTGGTTGAGCGCAAGACTGAGGAATGGTCTGTTGCTGGTTGGAAAAGAAAGGCCGAAGCTGAGGCTGCTCTTCTTTCTGAAGAACGAAAAAATTGGAGGAAAATTTGTGAAAAAGATAATGCTGAGAAAGCAAATCTCCGCACCATTATTAGTAATCTCAAAGCCGATGTTGAAAAGCTGAAGAATCAAGATGCGGAGGTTGAAAGATTGAAGAAGGAGAAGGCTGACTTAGAGGCTGCGCTGGCGGAGGCGCGTTCTCATAGGGAACGGAGTGAGCAACGGGAGGTACAAGCTTTAACCACTCTTGCCATTAGAGATAAAGAACTAGAGGAACTTACTGCTTTGGTTTCTGACCAGGAACAACTGAAAAAGGACCTGGAGCTTGCGCGTTCTGAACATGCTGAATCCTCTCGCCGCTTGACTGAGGCTGAAGAGAAACTGGAAAGTTCAGAAACGGCGCGGGTCTCagcggaaagcgagcttgagcctTTAAAGAACGATATGGCCTGGTTGAAGGATCGTGGGATTGCTTGT GTTGCTGAATCTGTATTGAACTCTAAAGAACTGGATAAGACTGTTGCTGATTTGGTGGTTGCTGCGCGGCGGGATGGTTATGCGCAAGGTTATGCAGAATGCTCCCAACATGTAAATAGTGCGCTGAAGGTTAATTGGGATGATAGCAAGTCTGCTGCTTTTGGCGTAGATACTGCCGCTGCGCTTGCTTCTCTGAAGGCAGAGTTTAATAATTTACAACTTTCCGTTATGGAGTTGATAAATGTGGCGCTGCAGTCGGATGATCCAGTAACGCAGCTTAAAGAAATCTTCCCTGATAAGGATGAAGATTTAGAGTAG
- the LOC110907424 gene encoding uncharacterized protein LOC110907424, whose product MRDTSDVMNIWRRDDENLEDFITRYNKEVLEIGGVHEQLIRAQFKYAVRCDDMVKVLSGTEGLPKSWEKIMAAAKVYAQTEKNLTTNRPPPPHSRPTDLSATGERRFKKSWRESSGSRSSEDARTTINKLSAQRENKHENRERQWTPLTKTPTEVLSTEDYQFKPPIPMKSKRGQDLAQYCEYHKDTGHTTNNCISLRTEIEKALKNGEFAHLLQNMRKEIKQITRGEETSSKRAKT is encoded by the coding sequence ATGCGGGATACATCCGATGTCATGAACATATGGCGTCGAGATGATGAGAATCTGGAGGATTTTATAACCAGATATAATAAGGAAGTGTTGGAGATCGGTGGTGTTCACGAACAACTAATCCGTGCTCAGTTTAAGTACGCGGTTAGATGTGACGACATGGTCAAAGTATTATCCGGAACAGAGGGCCTTCCCAAGAGTTGGGAAAAGATAATGGCGGCGGCCAAGGTTTATGCACAGACGGAGAAAAACCTTACTACAAataggccaccaccaccacacagcAGGCCCACAGATTTAAGTGCAACGGGCGAGAGAAGGTTCAAAAAATCATGGCGCGAGTCATCCGGAAGTCGTTCCTCTGAAGATGCTCGCACAACAATTAACAAACTCTCTGCTCAAAGAGAAAACAAGCATGAAAATAGGGAGAGGCAGTGGACCCCCCTAACAAAGACCCCGACGGAGGTTCTAAGTACCGAGGATTATCAGTTCAAACCGCCAATCCCGATGAAGAGTAAACGTGGTCAAGACCTGGCGCAATATTGCGAATATCATAAGGACACTGGGcacaccacaaacaactgcatTTCCTTGCGCACAGAAATAGAGAAAGCCCTCAAAAATGGGGAGTTTGCGCATCTACTCCAGAATATGCGCAAGGAGATAAAGCAGATTACCCGGGGAGAAGAAACCTCCAGCAAGCGGGCAAAGACTTAA